Proteins from one Candidatus Paceibacterota bacterium genomic window:
- a CDS encoding MFS transporter — MLLSFHKASSGRLTIYLTNLLISFHYFIIIYINSAFLSKYVNAQDLSLLYIVGSILSIVLFSTFAQIIKRVGNYHLVLFFTAIEVLALLGLAFGRDVNIVITSFILYLAVSPIIYLNLDIFLERLTNNEKITGGVRGMFLTMQNITQVVCPLLVGLFLYDTEYWRIYFISIGFLFAGVIVIITRLRRFNDARYHPRTLWQSVGYVLKHPVLYNVVAAQFLLRFFYAWMVIYTPLYLFQYIGFSWSEIGTIFAIMLLPFLLLELPLGRMADSRIGEKEIMIFGFILMAVAVASVPFLPSALVLWAAVLFISRIGAACVEIATESYFFRHVDGSLADTISLFRMARPATYIAAAGVAALSLQVITLQWSFLILAIIMAWGLTYAFALRDTK, encoded by the coding sequence ATGCTTCTATCTTTCCACAAAGCAAGTTCTGGCAGGTTGACGATATATCTCACAAACCTTTTGATCTCGTTCCATTATTTTATCATCATTTATATAAATTCTGCCTTTCTTTCAAAATATGTTAATGCTCAAGATTTAAGCCTTCTCTATATTGTCGGATCAATTTTGAGCATTGTACTTTTTTCAACATTTGCACAAATTATCAAGCGAGTAGGCAATTACCACCTCGTACTCTTTTTTACTGCGATAGAAGTTTTGGCTTTGTTGGGACTTGCATTTGGGCGAGATGTGAATATTGTCATTACTTCTTTTATTTTATATCTTGCCGTCTCGCCAATCATTTATCTTAACCTTGATATTTTTCTCGAAAGGCTGACTAACAATGAAAAAATAACGGGCGGCGTTCGCGGCATGTTTCTGACCATGCAAAACATCACGCAGGTTGTATGTCCATTGCTTGTGGGTTTGTTTCTCTATGACACGGAATATTGGCGGATTTATTTTATTTCCATCGGGTTTCTTTTTGCTGGCGTGATAGTAATTATTACGCGCTTGCGCCGATTTAACGACGCGCGATACCACCCTCGAACATTGTGGCAGAGCGTTGGTTATGTGCTCAAACATCCAGTTTTATACAATGTGGTCGCGGCGCAATTTTTACTACGTTTTTTCTATGCTTGGATGGTGATATACACGCCTTTATATCTTTTCCAATATATCGGTTTTTCATGGTCAGAAATAGGAACGATTTTTGCCATCATGTTATTGCCATTTCTACTTTTGGAATTGCCGCTCGGTAGAATGGCTGATTCGCGAATCGGGGAAAAGGAAATTATGATTTTTGGTTTCATTCTCATGGCCGTGGCAGTCGCTAGCGTTCCCTTTCTTCCATCCGCACTTGTTCTTTGGGCGGCCGTCTTATTTATTAGTCGCATTGGTGCAGCATGCGTAGAAATAGCTACCGAGAGTTATTTTTTCAGACATGTTGATGGGTCGCTTGCCGACACCATAAGTCTTTTCAGAATGGCTCGCCCGGCAACATATATCGCGGCCGCGGGTGTGGCGGCACTATCACTTCAAGTCATCACTTTGCAATGGAGCTTCCTAATTCTTGCGATAATTATGGCGTGGGGCTTAACCTACGCGTTTGCTTTGAGAGATACAAAATAG